AATTGTCTGTATAGACTAAAGAAAGTTTATAATAATAAGGTGAAACCAAAGTAAAATCAAATATATTCTTTATAAAGCAAATACATACAAGCTATCAAAGATACACACACAACGAGAGGCTTAATGATTTTTATACCATAGCCAATAGCTATACGCGAACCCAAACTTGCACCCATAAATTGCCCTAAAGCCATACATAATCCCACAATCCATAGAATCTTCCCGCTTAAAGCAAAAACCAACATTGAGGCAAAATTGGTTGCAAAGTTAAAAAGCTTGGTATGAGCAAGCGCATCAAGCAAACCAAAACCACCTAAACAAATCAGTGCTAACATTAAAAACGAACCTGTGCCCGGACCAAAAAAACCATCATAAAATCCAATACCCCCAAGTACAAAACCCAAAGGCCCAAAGCCAAGAATTGCGCGAGAGGATTCCTCTGTGATCTTGGGCGAAAAAAGAAAATAAAAGGCAAAAATAATAAGTAAAAAAGGGATACATTTGCGCAAAAAATCTGCTTCAAATATCTGCACACACAATGTTC
This DNA window, taken from Helicobacter sp. MIT 21-1697, encodes the following:
- a CDS encoding TSUP family transporter, which encodes MFAAFVAGFIDAIAGGGGMITIPALLFAGVPPLQALGTNKLQSCFGSFGASFHFYMKGYIRLREHLPFVVVVFISSLLGTLCVQIFEADFLRKCIPFLLIIFAFYFLFSPKITEESSRAILGFGPLGFVLGGIGFYDGFFGPGTGSFLMLALICLGGFGLLDALAHTKLFNFATNFASMLVFALSGKILWIVGLCMALGQFMGASLGSRIAIGYGIKIIKPLVVCVSLIACMYLLYKEYI